The following proteins are co-located in the Clostridiales bacterium genome:
- a CDS encoding DUF2634 domain-containing protein, whose translation MTIPKASLSTDIEIVDKIDTNRTYRLNETNIQGYVDGREALKQAVNKVLNTEKCEYPIYSFSYGIELDSLIGKDVSYVKVELKRRVQECLLRDDRIESVDDFNFAVTGDQLLCTFNVVSIYGEITITKEVNL comes from the coding sequence ATGACAATACCAAAGGCATCGCTTTCAACCGATATTGAAATCGTTGACAAAATAGACACAAATAGAACCTACAGGCTGAATGAAACCAATATCCAAGGGTATGTTGACGGGCGGGAAGCGCTGAAACAAGCAGTTAATAAGGTCTTGAACACAGAAAAGTGCGAGTATCCCATTTACAGCTTTTCCTACGGAATTGAGCTGGATTCACTCATCGGCAAAGATGTTTCTTATGTGAAGGTGGAACTCAAAAGGAGAGTTCAGGAGTGCCTGCTGCGGGATGATCGCATTGAGAGTGTTGATGATTTTAACTTTGCTGTGACAGGGGACCAACTTCTTTGTACCTTCAATGTGGTTAGTATTTATGGAGAAATCACCATCACAAAGGAGGTGAATTTATGA
- a CDS encoding DNA helicase, with the protein MINEIKTIVHNYLNSAALCCLLTGTVTRDGIRISDKLILPDELILGNLKSSLIIGQRVRLLRNHGGQQFYVLEVITE; encoded by the coding sequence ATGATCAACGAAATCAAAACAATCGTACATAACTATCTGAATTCCGCTGCCCTTTGCTGCTTGCTTACGGGCACTGTAACGAGAGACGGAATTAGAATTAGTGATAAGCTGATCTTGCCTGATGAATTGATCCTTGGAAATCTAAAGTCGTCTCTTATCATCGGGCAAAGAGTCAGGCTGCTGCGGAACCATGGCGGACAGCAATTCTACGTTCTGGAGGTGATTACCGAATGA
- a CDS encoding LysM peptidoglycan-binding domain-containing protein: MSDYAIFFDYGNRTYRLPVNPDEVKVKSSLSVEKYEVLGLDQIAVPTRMELKEYSFDCELPRKAYHYVRTPNRFKDADYYLKRFERWRSGLVPVRFIATNGIGDDINTLVLIRDLDITERAGEEGDKYVSFSLIEYKPYGKASQLLKMDDGHYVVKETAAAETENPKNSGTHTVVKGDTLWAISKKYYGDGSKYTKIYQANTDKVKNPALIYPGQILTIPN; the protein is encoded by the coding sequence ATGAGTGACTATGCGATCTTTTTTGATTATGGCAATCGAACGTATCGCTTGCCGGTCAATCCGGACGAAGTGAAGGTAAAAAGCTCCCTTTCTGTTGAGAAATATGAGGTGCTTGGGCTGGATCAGATTGCAGTTCCAACCAGAATGGAATTAAAGGAATACTCTTTTGACTGCGAGCTCCCTCGAAAAGCTTACCACTATGTGAGGACACCGAATCGGTTTAAGGATGCAGACTACTATTTAAAGAGATTTGAGAGATGGAGAAGCGGGCTTGTTCCAGTCCGCTTTATCGCCACCAATGGGATCGGCGACGATATCAACACGCTGGTATTGATTCGGGATCTGGATATCACGGAGCGGGCAGGTGAAGAGGGAGATAAATATGTATCCTTTTCGCTGATTGAGTACAAGCCCTACGGAAAGGCGTCTCAACTTCTCAAGATGGATGACGGTCATTATGTTGTGAAGGAAACTGCAGCTGCTGAAACGGAAAATCCTAAGAATTCCGGAACCCATACAGTCGTAAAGGGTGACACTCTATGGGCAATCTCGAAAAAATATTATGGCGACGGGTCGAAGTACACGAAGATTTATCAGGCCAATACAGACAAGGTAAAGAATCCAGCCCTGATTTATCCTGGTCAGATTCTGACAATACCAAATTAG
- a CDS encoding tape measure protein, which translates to MSTLNTSLALYDRTSVSMQVLSKMADTASMKFDQTNISVNNLNKSLKNTESKADLILDVIKNGMKMADEYTRVQTRIKAVNNELGVQENLQEKIFAAANRSRTSYSNIVRTFSDLKGMTNSSLSNDEALGFSELMHKSYKLGGTDDATQSAGIDQVIKSMGTGTVDDGVFDNITKNAPAILKAMESFTGKSKLELSKMAAEGTLTADLLKNAMFAASNDINSEFSNLPMKFSEVLDRIRNVTIEAFGGVIESISSFMGSSEFEPYLNSIILGIYAIGSVLSWLVDSIIGAWDIIGPILFALAISYLNGLRTKLLALIPALWGMVSPILAQAAGWIAASWPILLIVAAVAAIIFVLGKLGVTAQSVFGFIFGLASALVAIFLDIPVYIQNAFIGAIKLIDLFITSLINKFISKINFLIEILSGLELIDVNPIDKFKGFTEGLEYKKTFNYSEVFEKGSNVGKGLYDAGKNKIGDIKDQISSFTNGFGLGTDGSNTFGYGGSDASNIPGFSGSSDLGTPSNPVSVQGTGSNGNLAVDMAEEDIQYLRDIAERDYINKFSTATVAPNIQVSFGDIHKEADADKVAGRIQRILREQIATAGEGVY; encoded by the coding sequence ATGAGTACTTTAAATACGTCACTTGCGCTATACGATAGAACTTCGGTTTCAATGCAAGTGCTATCGAAAATGGCAGATACGGCATCTATGAAATTTGATCAGACAAACATCTCAGTCAACAATCTGAATAAAAGCTTAAAAAATACGGAGTCTAAGGCCGATTTAATCCTTGATGTTATAAAGAATGGCATGAAGATGGCAGATGAATATACGCGCGTGCAGACGAGAATAAAGGCTGTAAATAATGAGCTGGGAGTACAGGAGAATCTTCAGGAGAAGATCTTTGCTGCGGCGAATCGTTCAAGAACTTCTTATTCCAATATTGTGCGTACTTTTTCTGATCTTAAAGGAATGACTAACAGCTCCTTGTCAAACGATGAAGCGTTAGGATTTTCAGAGCTGATGCATAAATCATATAAGCTTGGCGGAACTGACGATGCAACTCAATCTGCTGGAATTGATCAAGTAATAAAATCAATGGGAACAGGTACGGTCGATGATGGAGTTTTTGATAACATTACAAAAAATGCGCCGGCTATTTTAAAAGCAATGGAATCTTTCACCGGAAAATCTAAGCTGGAGCTTAGTAAAATGGCTGCAGAAGGTACCCTTACGGCAGATCTTTTGAAAAATGCTATGTTTGCTGCTTCAAATGATATTAATAGTGAATTTTCAAACTTGCCAATGAAGTTTTCGGAGGTACTGGACCGAATCAGAAATGTTACAATTGAAGCTTTTGGCGGCGTTATAGAGAGCATAAGCAGCTTTATGGGATCAAGTGAATTTGAGCCCTATTTAAATAGCATTATATTAGGTATTTATGCAATAGGAAGTGTCTTAAGCTGGTTGGTTGATTCAATAATTGGTGCATGGGACATCATCGGACCCATTTTATTCGCGCTGGCAATATCATATCTAAACGGTTTGAGGACAAAGCTCCTGGCATTAATACCTGCACTTTGGGGAATGGTTTCGCCCATTCTTGCGCAAGCTGCAGGATGGATTGCTGCTAGCTGGCCGATACTCCTGATCGTTGCTGCGGTTGCTGCCATAATATTTGTGCTTGGAAAACTTGGAGTTACTGCACAAAGCGTTTTTGGGTTTATCTTTGGCCTTGCATCTGCATTAGTGGCTATTTTCTTAGATATTCCAGTTTATATACAGAACGCTTTTATCGGAGCAATAAAGTTGATTGACCTTTTTATTACTTCGCTAATCAACAAATTCATATCAAAGATTAATTTTCTAATAGAGATCTTAAGCGGGCTTGAACTCATTGATGTAAATCCAATCGACAAGTTTAAAGGCTTTACAGAGGGTCTGGAATATAAGAAAACCTTTAATTACTCAGAGGTATTTGAAAAGGGGTCCAATGTAGGTAAGGGCCTTTATGATGCAGGAAAAAACAAAATTGGAGATATTAAAGATCAAATAAGCAGTTTTACAAATGGATTTGGACTAGGTACAGATGGATCAAATACGTTTGGATATGGCGGTTCGGATGCGTCAAATATACCTGGTTTTTCCGGTAGCAGCGACCTCGGCACTCCCAGCAATCCAGTTTCTGTACAGGGCACTGGCTCAAACGGAAATCTTGCTGTTGACATGGCGGAAGAGGATATTCAGTATTTGCGGGATATCGCAGAACGGGACTATATCAACAAATTCAGTACGGCTACAGTGGCGCCCAATATCCAGGTATCTTTCGGAGATATTCATAAGGAAGCCGATGCTGACAAGGTGGCCGGCAGAATCCAGCGGATCCTGAGAGAACAAATTGCCACAGCAGGTGAGGGGGTATATTGA
- a CDS encoding phage portal protein gives MSSIKAFLNPVQIGNREVIVSERFLGEDGKPSPFIIKPITQKENEQLIKKYTKVDKKGVETFNRTEYVQALTASAVVEPNLSDAKLQDKYGLGETETLKNMLLIGEFANLAQAVQELSGLDKDINKDIDEVKNE, from the coding sequence ATGAGTTCAATAAAAGCATTTTTAAACCCGGTTCAGATCGGGAATCGTGAGGTCATCGTTTCGGAACGGTTTCTGGGGGAGGACGGTAAACCGAGCCCCTTTATTATAAAGCCCATCACGCAAAAGGAAAATGAACAGCTGATCAAGAAATATACAAAGGTCGACAAGAAAGGCGTTGAGACCTTTAACCGTACGGAGTATGTCCAGGCGTTGACGGCAAGTGCTGTCGTGGAACCAAATCTTTCGGATGCAAAGCTCCAGGATAAGTACGGACTTGGTGAAACTGAGACGCTGAAAAACATGCTGCTCATCGGAGAATTTGCAAACCTGGCTCAGGCAGTTCAGGAACTCAGCGGCCTTGATAAAGATATCAACAAGGATATTGATGAAGTAAAAAACGAATAA
- a CDS encoding phage portal protein, producing the protein MSDNYTRIADTISSHEGKAYITINGSNRELFEVSTLKAQLGLTVSAKRMLGSRMTQHKVTGAEGTGSLTMYFMNSEVLKQALAYLKEGNYNGITLQVYNEDAQSTVGRQEVVLSNVIFASIPVAVLDDSSDDPITFDTDFTYDGINVLESFALPENYR; encoded by the coding sequence ATGTCAGATAATTATACAAGAATCGCGGATACCATATCCTCTCATGAGGGGAAGGCCTATATTACCATCAACGGGTCAAACAGGGAACTGTTTGAGGTATCCACTTTGAAAGCACAGCTAGGATTGACCGTATCAGCAAAAAGAATGCTGGGCAGCAGAATGACGCAACACAAGGTGACTGGGGCAGAAGGAACCGGAAGCCTGACCATGTATTTTATGAACAGTGAAGTGCTGAAACAGGCATTAGCTTACCTTAAGGAAGGCAATTACAACGGAATCACACTGCAGGTATACAACGAGGACGCTCAGTCCACCGTAGGAAGGCAGGAAGTCGTTCTGTCAAATGTTATATTCGCATCCATTCCGGTGGCGGTGCTTGATGACAGTTCTGATGATCCCATCACTTTTGACACCGACTTTACCTATGACGGAATCAACGTTCTGGAAAGCTTTGCGCTTCCGGAAAACTACAGATAA
- a CDS encoding phage tail sheath protein: MGGSWTSQNKILPGAYINFLTNTALSITPGERGIVVLLQEMSVGAAGEMYPVTATDASSYPSGATDADKILVNQALKGAKTVIVYNLGSAHDSSALTSALDSLKTVDFNTLCYPFTAATHAASQAAIKTWITAMRDTEGRKIQSVLADYSGDSEAVVNVTQGVRLSDGTTLTSAHTTAWVAGVTAGATIYQSNTGKKYTDAIDVVPRLTKSEMEAAVSAGKFIFKVDSAQNVTAVYDINSLVSFTVDKGEMFRKNRVMRTIDGINNDIVEIFEANYVGKTNNNADGRALLRATLVQYFTELQNLSAIQNFTEDDVTVSAGVDSDAVVIDSYVQPVDSVEKIYITVNLA; this comes from the coding sequence ATGGGAGGATCATGGACCAGTCAAAACAAGATTTTACCGGGAGCGTACATAAACTTTCTCACCAACACGGCATTGTCGATCACGCCCGGTGAGAGGGGAATTGTCGTACTGCTTCAGGAGATGTCTGTTGGTGCTGCAGGTGAAATGTATCCTGTAACAGCAACGGATGCAAGCAGTTATCCAAGCGGAGCAACTGATGCGGATAAGATTTTGGTCAATCAGGCTCTGAAGGGAGCAAAAACGGTTATCGTATATAACCTTGGTTCAGCTCATGATTCCAGCGCGCTCACCAGTGCTTTGGATTCATTAAAAACAGTTGACTTTAATACTCTTTGCTATCCTTTTACCGCAGCAACCCACGCTGCCAGCCAAGCGGCCATTAAGACTTGGATCACAGCCATGAGGGATACAGAGGGTCGTAAGATTCAGTCTGTTCTGGCGGATTATTCAGGCGATTCTGAAGCAGTCGTCAATGTGACTCAGGGCGTGAGATTATCGGACGGCACAACACTTACCAGTGCTCACACAACAGCCTGGGTAGCGGGTGTTACTGCAGGAGCAACAATTTATCAGTCCAATACAGGAAAAAAGTATACAGATGCCATTGATGTCGTTCCCAGACTAACAAAAAGTGAAATGGAAGCTGCTGTGTCAGCCGGTAAATTTATATTCAAGGTTGATTCTGCTCAGAATGTTACCGCTGTTTATGACATCAATTCGCTGGTTTCATTTACTGTGGACAAAGGTGAAATGTTCAGAAAAAACAGAGTGATGAGAACCATCGATGGAATCAATAATGACATCGTTGAGATCTTCGAGGCAAACTACGTCGGCAAAACCAACAATAACGCTGACGGCAGGGCTCTGCTGAGGGCAACCTTGGTTCAGTATTTTACCGAGCTTCAGAACCTGTCTGCAATTCAGAATTTTACAGAGGATGATGTAACGGTTTCTGCCGGTGTTGACTCTGATGCAGTGGTCATTGATAGCTATGTTCAGCCAGTAGACAGCGTCGAGAAAATCTATATCACTGTGAACTTAGCTTAA
- a CDS encoding DUF2313 domain-containing protein yields the protein MNLTHLLPDYYKSSTEAVKLQTAFGTWTDSLYSAKTELLRQMNVSTATWGLSTWEKALGLETDATKPYSFRRERVMSKLRGAGTTTAAMIRNVAESFSNGEVAIIEYNHENRFEVKFTGTFGLPPNMADLTKAIEEIKPAHLAYSYVFIFNTHEALSAYTHAELSSYTHGQLKNEVRI from the coding sequence ATGAATCTGACTCATTTACTGCCGGATTATTACAAAAGTTCTACGGAAGCTGTTAAGCTACAAACTGCGTTTGGAACATGGACAGATTCACTTTATTCTGCGAAAACTGAATTGCTTCGGCAAATGAATGTGTCAACTGCAACTTGGGGATTAAGTACATGGGAGAAAGCACTTGGCCTTGAGACAGATGCTACTAAGCCATATTCTTTTCGTCGAGAAAGAGTCATGAGCAAGCTGCGAGGAGCAGGGACAACTACTGCAGCGATGATTCGGAATGTGGCAGAGAGCTTTTCCAATGGCGAGGTTGCTATTATTGAATATAATCATGAGAATCGGTTTGAAGTCAAATTCACCGGGACTTTTGGGCTGCCTCCTAATATGGCGGATCTGACCAAGGCCATTGAGGAGATCAAACCGGCGCACCTGGCATATTCATATGTATTCATATTTAACACGCATGAGGCGCTCAGTGCTTATACACACGCAGAGTTGTCTTCCTATACACATGGCCAATTAAAGAATGAGGTGAGAATATAA
- a CDS encoding baseplate J/gp47 family protein yields the protein MYEHYTVEAIKSDILSRLNTDINTSEGSYTSDMVSTVAHEIWKYYQALDAVVPIVYIDETSGEYIDKRCSEYGIKRKPGMKATTQLTFTGIDNTKIEAGKVFLTAEGLQFETDSSVTITGGMATLNATAAEIGNEYNVDAGTITHQIVTVSGLISVTNTKAAGGTDEETDAALVARFYDFLQNPATSGNASHYRQWALAVDGVGAAKVTPLWDGPGTVKVLITGDDNMPVDSTIVDNCALNIEEHRPIGATIAVKSAEGLEVNVSAAVEIDTSTTVSVVEATFTMALDSFLKNISFSKYTILYNRVAAMLLGIDGVINYSELTINGETENVKIGPDQVPVLGSVEVTGS from the coding sequence ATGTATGAACATTATACAGTTGAGGCGATCAAAAGCGATATCCTGAGCAGACTGAATACGGATATCAATACCAGCGAAGGCAGCTACACAAGCGATATGGTCAGTACCGTAGCCCATGAAATATGGAAATACTATCAGGCCCTCGATGCCGTTGTGCCAATCGTTTATATTGATGAAACATCCGGGGAATACATAGACAAGCGATGTTCGGAATACGGCATTAAGCGAAAACCAGGAATGAAAGCGACAACACAATTAACCTTTACTGGAATCGACAATACAAAAATCGAGGCAGGAAAGGTCTTTCTTACAGCAGAGGGACTGCAGTTTGAGACCGATTCGTCTGTGACGATAACCGGCGGCATGGCAACGCTAAATGCAACTGCTGCGGAGATTGGCAATGAATACAATGTGGATGCTGGCACAATTACGCATCAGATCGTCACTGTAAGCGGCCTCATCTCGGTTACGAATACGAAGGCTGCCGGAGGTACAGACGAAGAAACTGATGCTGCTTTGGTTGCTAGATTTTACGATTTCCTCCAAAACCCCGCAACATCCGGGAATGCCTCCCATTACAGACAATGGGCTCTGGCCGTGGATGGCGTTGGAGCAGCGAAAGTCACGCCATTGTGGGATGGACCTGGAACAGTCAAGGTGCTGATCACTGGGGATGATAATATGCCTGTGGATTCGACGATTGTTGATAATTGTGCCTTAAATATAGAGGAACATCGGCCTATCGGAGCAACTATTGCGGTTAAGAGTGCTGAAGGGCTGGAGGTTAATGTCTCTGCTGCTGTGGAAATTGACACCTCTACAACCGTATCAGTTGTAGAAGCAACTTTTACAATGGCTCTCGATTCCTTTCTAAAGAATATTTCATTTTCAAAATATACAATTTTATATAATCGGGTTGCAGCGATGCTTCTTGGCATTGATGGTGTAATTAATTACTCTGAACTAACAATCAACGGAGAAACGGAAAATGTGAAAATCGGACCTGATCAGGTTCCCGTTCTTGGATCAGTGGAGGTGACTGGATCATGA
- a CDS encoding DUF2634 domain-containing protein: protein MSKTLFPSIQPQTSEAEKAMPLFKEVKWDFINNIPIYKGGSPMIVSGKDAVVVWAWKALHTPRFRHEIYTWDYGNEVESLIGQPFTEELKQSEAARYFEECLLVCPYISSVSDVTAAFSEGNLKIQASLKTIYGEVEVNV, encoded by the coding sequence ATGAGCAAAACACTTTTTCCGAGTATTCAACCGCAGACGTCAGAAGCTGAAAAGGCTATGCCGCTTTTTAAAGAGGTCAAATGGGACTTTATAAACAATATTCCGATTTATAAAGGCGGATCTCCTATGATTGTTTCTGGGAAAGATGCGGTGGTAGTATGGGCATGGAAAGCACTACACACACCGCGGTTTCGGCATGAAATTTATACATGGGATTACGGAAATGAGGTGGAATCGCTGATTGGCCAACCTTTTACAGAGGAATTGAAACAATCAGAAGCTGCACGTTACTTTGAGGAGTGCTTGCTGGTTTGCCCTTATATATCAAGTGTTTCCGATGTAACAGCAGCGTTTTCCGAAGGAAATCTAAAGATTCAGGCCAGCCTAAAAACAATTTATGGGGAGGTGGAAGTGAATGTATGA
- a CDS encoding DUF2577 domain-containing protein, with amino-acid sequence MEDNPFTSLVRGIREEAKKQIPAFVRLGEVITPAPLKVNVAQTIQEEDALLKSSSLTEFETGEQLLLIPIENEQRYIIICKVVEV; translated from the coding sequence GTGGAAGACAATCCTTTCACTTCTTTGGTAAGGGGGATTCGGGAGGAAGCGAAAAAACAGATTCCTGCATTTGTCAGGTTGGGAGAAGTAATTACTCCTGCCCCATTAAAGGTCAATGTGGCGCAAACAATTCAGGAGGAGGATGCACTTTTAAAAAGCAGCAGCCTGACAGAGTTTGAGACTGGAGAGCAGCTGCTTCTGATCCCTATTGAAAATGAACAACGATACATAATAATCTGCAAGGTGGTGGAGGTATGA